Proteins encoded within one genomic window of Actinoplanes octamycinicus:
- a CDS encoding ADP-ribosyltransferase domain-containing protein has protein sequence MTETNDPLKLSELFAGGGEPWQPLLQPVIEAQPGAASFIGPGRSPQVVPVRELTFQALKPNPPEKWKVVVFGQNPYPRPESATGIAMFDNTFHDWADSQFGRVVSIRCIIKAAAMWKYGIPKKTPIADIRALLKSHDTVQPPEWFQAMLTQGVLLLNAALTASADGAMGTDQHTAFWRPVVERIVEEILRAKSEADEPDRGVVFAWWGAHARTLKSLVLRLEKKYPGVEVRHLDHPNPAAQGDIFCDNEHFTVVNDALRGLGMDPVDWLPSAGWNQASDHADRMGAFITSTMELHQLYLERLAGVKDEGLSLPAITGVLDTPLLDFRKAVAPAAETLGGLDHYVERSQAFGERLTGTAGLSADEVAALYLYTCESAFYRQINATLRDPDRSRITPYLPYLRLLFSAVDRLPVRREPLWRGVSLDLRAQYPLGQTVTWWGVSSCTSEIGVARAFLGGRGRRTLFEVTPARAVGIRSFSAFTGEEEFILAPGTQLKVTEVTAARGGLCTVKLTELAEARMVA, from the coding sequence GTGACGGAGACGAATGACCCGCTGAAACTGTCCGAGCTCTTCGCCGGCGGCGGCGAGCCGTGGCAGCCGCTGCTGCAGCCGGTGATCGAGGCTCAGCCGGGCGCCGCGAGCTTCATCGGCCCGGGCCGCAGCCCGCAGGTGGTGCCGGTCCGGGAGCTGACCTTCCAGGCCCTGAAACCCAACCCGCCGGAGAAGTGGAAGGTCGTCGTCTTCGGCCAGAACCCCTACCCGCGGCCGGAGAGCGCCACCGGCATCGCGATGTTCGACAACACCTTCCACGACTGGGCGGACAGCCAGTTCGGCCGGGTGGTCAGCATCCGCTGCATCATCAAGGCCGCCGCGATGTGGAAGTACGGCATCCCGAAGAAGACGCCGATCGCCGACATCCGGGCGCTGCTCAAGTCCCACGACACGGTGCAGCCGCCGGAGTGGTTCCAGGCCATGCTGACGCAGGGCGTGCTGCTGCTCAACGCGGCGCTGACCGCGAGCGCCGACGGCGCGATGGGCACCGACCAGCACACCGCGTTCTGGCGGCCGGTCGTGGAGCGGATCGTCGAGGAGATCCTGCGGGCCAAGTCCGAGGCGGACGAGCCGGACCGGGGGGTCGTCTTCGCCTGGTGGGGCGCGCACGCCCGGACCCTCAAGAGTCTGGTCCTGCGGCTGGAGAAGAAGTATCCCGGCGTCGAGGTGCGGCACCTCGACCACCCGAACCCGGCCGCCCAGGGCGACATCTTCTGCGACAACGAGCACTTCACCGTGGTCAACGACGCGCTGCGCGGGCTCGGGATGGACCCGGTCGACTGGCTGCCCAGCGCCGGGTGGAACCAGGCCTCCGACCACGCCGACCGGATGGGCGCCTTCATCACGTCCACCATGGAGCTGCACCAGCTCTACCTGGAGCGGCTGGCCGGCGTCAAGGACGAGGGCCTGTCGCTGCCGGCGATCACCGGCGTGCTCGACACCCCGCTGCTCGACTTCCGCAAGGCGGTCGCGCCGGCCGCCGAGACGCTGGGCGGGCTCGACCACTACGTCGAGCGGTCGCAGGCCTTCGGCGAGCGGCTGACCGGCACCGCCGGGCTGAGCGCCGACGAGGTGGCCGCGCTGTACCTCTACACCTGCGAGTCCGCCTTCTACCGGCAGATCAACGCGACGCTGCGGGACCCGGACCGCAGCCGGATCACGCCGTACCTGCCGTACCTCAGGCTGTTGTTCTCCGCGGTGGACCGCCTGCCGGTGCGCCGGGAGCCGCTCTGGCGGGGCGTCTCGCTCGATCTGCGCGCGCAGTACCCGCTCGGCCAGACGGTGACCTGGTGGGGCGTGTCGTCGTGCACCTCGGAGATCGGTGTCGCCCGGGCCTTCCTCGGCGGCCGCGGCAGACGCACGCTCTTCGAGGTCACCCCGGCCCGCGCGGTCGGCATCCGGAGCTTCTCCGCCTTCACCGGCGAGGAGGAGTTCATCCTGGCGCCCGGCACCCAGCTCAAGGTCACCGAGGTGACCGCGGCCCGCGGCGGCCTGTGCACCGTCAAACTCACCGAGCTGGCCGAGGCGCGCATGGTCGCCTGA
- a CDS encoding GDSL-type esterase/lipase family protein has protein sequence MGVLGVFALACEGGAGAAGDPQPTKARTKAPTSAAAGYPGSMAALGDSITAGVGSCLAYLACAKNSWAVGDGNGIKSHYKGILAKNAKIEGHVHNFAEPGAEADALAGQAARAVAAKVQYVTVLIGANDACAGRVGDMTPVATFRDQVDRGLAKLKKGLPKARVLVASVPDLYRLWQVGRDEDAAVRVWRSGGICPSMLADPTSTASADNRRRRAVRDRIDAYDEQLRAACEAYGSRCRWDDGRVHDLRFTIDLVSPLDYFHPSLEGQNELAAVTFPERFDW, from the coding sequence ATGGGGGTGCTCGGGGTCTTCGCGCTGGCCTGTGAGGGTGGGGCGGGGGCGGCCGGGGATCCGCAGCCGACCAAGGCCCGGACCAAGGCGCCGACCAGCGCGGCGGCCGGTTATCCGGGGTCGATGGCGGCGCTGGGTGACTCGATCACCGCCGGGGTGGGCAGCTGCCTGGCCTACCTGGCCTGCGCCAAGAACTCCTGGGCGGTCGGCGACGGCAACGGGATCAAGAGCCACTACAAGGGGATCCTCGCCAAGAACGCCAAGATCGAGGGGCACGTGCACAACTTCGCCGAGCCGGGGGCGGAGGCGGACGCGCTGGCCGGGCAGGCAGCCCGGGCGGTGGCCGCCAAGGTGCAGTACGTGACCGTGCTGATCGGCGCGAACGACGCCTGCGCCGGGCGGGTCGGCGACATGACCCCGGTGGCGACGTTCCGCGACCAGGTCGACCGCGGGCTGGCCAAGCTGAAGAAGGGCCTGCCCAAGGCGCGGGTGCTGGTCGCCAGCGTCCCGGACCTGTACCGGCTGTGGCAGGTGGGCCGGGACGAGGACGCCGCGGTCCGGGTCTGGCGCAGCGGCGGGATCTGCCCGTCGATGCTGGCCGACCCGACTTCGACGGCGAGCGCCGACAACCGCCGGCGGCGCGCGGTCCGGGACCGGATCGACGCCTACGACGAGCAGCTGCGCGCGGCCTGCGAGGCGTACGGCAGCCGGTGCCGCTGGGATGACGGCCGGGTGCACGACCTGCGCTTCACCATCGACCTGGTGAGCCCGCTCGACTACTTCCACCCCAGCCTGGAGGGCCAGAACGAGTTGGCCGCGGTCACCTTCCCGGAGCGCTTCGACTGGTGA
- a CDS encoding extracellular solute-binding protein → MPDLYSRRSFIAGVLTAGMLSTAAGYLFTRRTPVTLTLVTGADSTGARDLLINLWNRFHPDVTIEVVEVNSSTADQYDKFVSTKADIYNLDIIHIPRFSARGRIAPIDRPEGLTLLAPVQRASQVGDGSAQLWAVPFNTDVGMLFRRIRDKTVADPEPALDQVIAATGELAGPLAGQLASEASTTDEAFVINVLEQALAQDSRILDDKGVVSTSLGQWQDALAPLKEAMLGKRIVAVSGEENTNDAFQDRTLRYMRNWPVWYPRIDREERAKPDTAAVRIGRLPIGILGGQSLAVAGDTAHREEAEAVIQFLTGMPAQKLLATYGFAPTGQEAYNDAEVKAAMPHLEKVRSAVEGAHPRPMNEGYADFSRVVRQHTYDYLRRPDAELTETFVEQIQEALK, encoded by the coding sequence ATGCCGGACCTGTATTCACGGCGATCGTTCATCGCCGGAGTCCTGACCGCGGGGATGCTCTCCACCGCTGCCGGTTACCTGTTCACCCGTCGCACCCCGGTGACCCTCACGCTGGTCACCGGGGCCGACTCGACCGGGGCCCGGGACCTGCTGATCAACCTGTGGAACAGGTTCCACCCGGACGTGACGATCGAGGTGGTCGAGGTGAACAGCTCGACTGCCGACCAGTACGACAAGTTCGTCAGCACCAAGGCGGACATCTACAACCTGGACATCATCCACATCCCGCGGTTCTCCGCCCGGGGCCGGATCGCGCCGATCGACCGGCCCGAGGGGCTCACCCTGCTCGCCCCGGTCCAGCGGGCCAGCCAGGTCGGGGACGGGTCGGCCCAGCTCTGGGCGGTCCCGTTCAACACCGACGTGGGCATGCTCTTCCGCCGGATCCGGGACAAGACCGTAGCCGACCCGGAGCCGGCCCTGGACCAGGTGATCGCCGCCACCGGCGAGCTGGCCGGGCCGCTCGCCGGTCAGCTGGCCAGCGAGGCGTCCACCACCGACGAGGCGTTCGTGATCAATGTGCTGGAGCAGGCGCTCGCCCAGGACTCGCGGATCCTCGACGACAAGGGTGTGGTCTCCACCAGCCTGGGCCAGTGGCAGGACGCGCTGGCGCCGCTCAAGGAGGCGATGCTCGGCAAGCGGATCGTGGCGGTCAGCGGCGAGGAGAACACCAACGACGCGTTCCAGGACCGCACCCTGCGCTACATGCGCAACTGGCCGGTCTGGTACCCGCGGATCGACCGGGAGGAGCGGGCGAAACCGGACACCGCGGCGGTCCGGATCGGCCGGCTGCCGATCGGCATCCTCGGCGGGCAGAGCCTCGCGGTGGCCGGGGACACCGCGCATCGCGAGGAGGCCGAGGCGGTGATCCAGTTCCTGACCGGCATGCCGGCCCAGAAACTGCTGGCCACCTACGGGTTCGCGCCGACCGGGCAGGAGGCCTACAACGACGCCGAGGTGAAGGCCGCGATGCCGCACCTGGAGAAGGTGCGCTCCGCGGTGGAGGGCGCCCACCCGAGACCGATGAACGAGGGGTACGCCGACTTCTCCCGGGTGGTCCGCCAGCACACCTACGACTACCTGCGCCGGCCCGACGCCGAGCTGACCGAGACCTTCGTGGAACAGATCCAGGAGGCGCTGAAATGA
- a CDS encoding protein-tyrosine phosphatase family protein, with protein MNGDAGWEKDGAGVLRLPSGKLIRGRGLRDPMPSGHPPHFGVYLLGAPPPEFGWTARWVRWRDFWLPADPAYTKSVLLEALARADRERVEIACFGGHGRTGTALACLAVLDGVPAREAVGYVREHYHRRAVETPWQRRFVARFDRVGPLP; from the coding sequence ATGAACGGGGATGCCGGGTGGGAGAAGGACGGCGCCGGGGTGCTGCGGCTGCCGTCCGGCAAGCTGATCCGCGGCCGTGGCCTGCGCGATCCCATGCCGTCCGGGCACCCGCCGCACTTCGGGGTCTACCTGCTGGGCGCCCCGCCGCCCGAGTTCGGCTGGACGGCGCGCTGGGTGCGCTGGCGAGACTTCTGGCTGCCCGCGGACCCGGCGTACACCAAATCGGTCTTGCTCGAAGCCCTGGCCCGAGCGGACCGGGAGCGGGTGGAGATCGCCTGTTTCGGCGGCCACGGGCGGACCGGGACCGCGCTGGCCTGCCTCGCCGTGCTGGACGGCGTGCCCGCCCGGGAGGCGGTCGGCTACGTCCGCGAGCACTACCACCGGCGGGCCGTGGAGACGCCGTGGCAGCGGCGCTTCGTCGCCCGCTTCGACCGTGTCGGACCGCTGCCTTAG
- the argS gene encoding arginine--tRNA ligase, whose amino-acid sequence MNLESLLHDRLAPALDAVAGHPVDPAVRSSPHADFQSGAPLALARELGRPPREIAAEVAGKAGLDGLATIEVSGPGFLNLTVSDSLLAEALRATAADPRLGVPAVAAPERIVVDYSGPNVAKEMHVGHLRSTIIGDALARTLDWLGHDVIRVNHLGDWGTPFGMLVEHLVDRGGAADHSIRDLTAFYQDARATFDADEDFRTRARLRVVALQSGDPLSRELWRKLVAQSEVYFLDVYDRLGVTLGPDDFAGESRYQDDLPVLVAELQARGLLAESDGALCAFPAGFTGRDGEPLPLIVRKADGGFGYAATDLAALRHRVATLAADRLLYVVGAPQRTHFAMVFAVAREAGWLPDGVVAEHIGFGSILGPDGKMLKTRAGDTVKLAAVLDEAVSRASAPAVGIGAIKYADLSGDRRGDYVFDWDRMLAMTGNTGPYLQMMHARARSILRKAATAPGEIVPAEPAERDLALTLLGFEAAVTAAARFAEPHRLAGYLHELAAVFSGFYEKCPVLRSADAVLASRLGLTELTARTLHTGMFLLGIEGPEQI is encoded by the coding sequence GTGAATCTTGAATCTCTGCTGCACGACCGGCTGGCACCCGCGCTGGACGCGGTGGCCGGGCATCCCGTCGATCCGGCCGTGCGGTCCTCGCCGCACGCCGACTTCCAGTCCGGGGCGCCGCTGGCGCTGGCCCGGGAGCTGGGCCGGCCGCCCCGGGAGATCGCCGCCGAGGTGGCCGGGAAGGCCGGCCTGGACGGGCTCGCCACGATCGAGGTGTCCGGTCCCGGCTTCCTCAACCTGACCGTTTCCGACAGCCTGCTCGCCGAGGCGTTGCGGGCCACCGCCGCGGATCCCCGGCTCGGCGTGCCGGCCGTCGCGGCGCCGGAGCGGATCGTGGTCGACTACTCCGGCCCGAACGTGGCCAAGGAGATGCACGTCGGCCACCTGCGGTCGACCATCATCGGCGACGCCCTGGCCCGGACGCTGGACTGGCTGGGGCACGACGTGATCCGGGTGAACCACCTGGGTGACTGGGGCACGCCTTTCGGGATGCTGGTCGAGCACCTCGTCGACCGGGGTGGCGCGGCCGATCACTCGATCCGGGACCTGACCGCTTTCTATCAGGATGCCCGGGCCACGTTCGACGCCGACGAGGACTTCCGGACCCGGGCCCGGCTGCGGGTGGTGGCGCTGCAGTCCGGCGATCCGCTCTCCCGGGAGCTGTGGCGGAAACTGGTCGCCCAGTCCGAGGTCTACTTCCTGGACGTCTACGACCGGCTCGGGGTGACCCTCGGCCCGGACGACTTCGCCGGGGAGAGCCGGTACCAGGACGACCTTCCGGTGCTGGTGGCCGAGTTGCAGGCCCGGGGGCTGCTGGCGGAGAGCGACGGCGCGCTGTGCGCGTTCCCGGCCGGGTTCACCGGCCGGGACGGCGAGCCGCTGCCGCTGATCGTGCGGAAGGCGGACGGCGGGTTCGGTTACGCCGCCACCGATCTGGCCGCGCTCCGGCACCGGGTCGCGACGCTGGCCGCGGACCGGCTGCTCTACGTGGTCGGCGCCCCGCAGCGGACGCACTTCGCGATGGTCTTCGCGGTGGCCCGGGAGGCCGGCTGGCTGCCGGACGGGGTGGTCGCCGAGCACATCGGGTTCGGCTCGATCCTGGGCCCGGACGGCAAGATGCTGAAGACCCGGGCCGGCGACACGGTCAAGCTGGCCGCGGTGCTCGACGAGGCGGTCAGCCGGGCGTCGGCGCCGGCCGTCGGGATCGGCGCGATCAAGTACGCCGACCTCTCCGGCGACCGGCGGGGCGACTACGTCTTCGACTGGGACCGGATGCTCGCGATGACCGGGAACACCGGTCCCTATCTGCAGATGATGCACGCCCGGGCCCGGTCGATCCTGCGGAAGGCGGCGACCGCGCCCGGCGAGATCGTGCCGGCCGAGCCGGCCGAGCGGGATCTCGCCCTGACCCTGCTCGGCTTCGAGGCGGCGGTGACGGCGGCGGCCCGGTTCGCCGAGCCGCACCGGCTCGCCGGGTACCTGCACGAGCTGGCCGCGGTCTTCTCCGGCTTCTACGAGAAGTGCCCGGTGCTGCGGTCGGCGGACGCGGTGCTGGCGAGCCGGCTCGGGCTGACCGAGCTGACCGCGCGGACCCTCCACACCGGAATGTTTCTGCTGGGTATCGAGGGTCCGGAGCAGATTTGA
- a CDS encoding bifunctional metallophosphatase/5'-nucleotidase, whose translation MTLPNGVSRRSVLAASAAAAAAPLAFPAGAEAHGKGGPKGPETFHLTVLGTSDTHGNVYNWDYYKDAEYDDSAHNDVGVAKLAALVTKLRAEATGATLVLDAGDTIQGTPLATYYAKQEPITTTGEKHPMARAMNVLHYDAITLGNHEFNYGLPLLNLWIRQLGFPALAANAVNARTGRPAFTPYVIKKVSLGKHAPTLRVGILGLTNPGVAIWDKGNVEGKLKFLGMVETAAKWVPIMRARGADVIILSAHGGDSGTSSYGAELPNENPSALIAEQVPGIDAILFGHAHNEVAQRFVTNARTGAQVLLSEPSKWGQRLTKMDFTLVREHGRWKVTTKASATLNTNTVAADPKVLAAVKSQHDKTVAYVNQVVAASTEELSAATSRYQDTPILDYINKVQTDEVTRALAGTSYASLPVLSIAAPFSRTAVFPKGDVKIKDVAGLYIYDNTLEAVVLTGAEVRAYLEYSAKYFKTFAPGDPIDPATINDTAVPDYNYDVFSGVEYDIDISKPVGSRITRLQIGGVDVAADAQFVVAVNNYRRSGGGAFPGIVKTQVYNEQKEIRQLLIEWAQAKGEINPADFFVRNWQLVRAGVPVTF comes from the coding sequence ATGACGCTTCCCAACGGCGTATCGCGGCGCAGCGTGCTGGCCGCCTCGGCGGCTGCGGCCGCGGCACCGCTCGCCTTCCCGGCCGGGGCCGAGGCCCACGGCAAGGGCGGCCCGAAGGGCCCGGAGACGTTCCACCTGACCGTGCTGGGCACGTCGGACACCCACGGCAACGTCTACAACTGGGACTACTACAAGGACGCCGAGTACGACGACTCCGCGCACAACGACGTCGGGGTCGCCAAGCTGGCCGCCCTGGTCACCAAGCTGCGCGCCGAGGCGACCGGCGCCACCCTGGTGCTCGACGCCGGTGACACGATCCAGGGCACCCCGCTGGCGACCTACTACGCCAAGCAGGAGCCGATCACCACGACCGGCGAGAAGCACCCGATGGCCAGGGCCATGAACGTGCTGCACTACGACGCGATCACGCTCGGCAACCACGAGTTCAACTACGGCCTGCCGCTGCTGAACCTGTGGATCCGGCAGCTCGGCTTCCCGGCCCTGGCGGCCAACGCGGTCAACGCCAGGACCGGCCGGCCGGCCTTCACGCCGTACGTGATCAAGAAGGTCTCGCTCGGTAAGCACGCGCCCACCCTGCGGGTCGGCATCCTCGGCCTGACCAACCCGGGCGTGGCGATCTGGGACAAGGGCAACGTCGAGGGCAAGCTGAAGTTCCTCGGCATGGTGGAGACCGCCGCCAAGTGGGTGCCGATCATGCGGGCCCGCGGCGCCGACGTGATCATCCTGTCCGCGCACGGCGGCGACAGCGGCACCTCCAGCTACGGCGCCGAGCTGCCCAACGAGAACCCGTCCGCGCTGATCGCCGAGCAGGTCCCGGGGATCGACGCGATCCTGTTCGGGCACGCGCACAACGAGGTCGCCCAGCGGTTCGTCACCAACGCCAGGACCGGCGCGCAGGTGCTGCTCTCCGAGCCGTCGAAGTGGGGCCAGCGGCTCACCAAGATGGACTTCACGCTGGTCCGCGAGCACGGCCGGTGGAAGGTCACCACCAAGGCGTCGGCCACCCTGAACACCAACACGGTGGCGGCCGACCCCAAGGTCCTCGCGGCGGTGAAGAGCCAGCACGACAAGACCGTGGCGTACGTCAACCAGGTGGTCGCCGCCTCGACCGAGGAGCTCTCCGCGGCCACCTCGCGCTACCAGGACACCCCGATCCTGGACTACATCAACAAGGTGCAGACCGACGAGGTGACCCGGGCGCTGGCCGGCACGTCGTACGCGAGCCTGCCGGTCCTCTCGATCGCCGCCCCGTTCAGCCGGACCGCGGTGTTCCCGAAGGGCGACGTCAAGATCAAGGACGTCGCGGGGCTCTACATCTACGACAACACCCTGGAAGCGGTCGTGCTGACCGGTGCCGAGGTGCGCGCCTACCTGGAGTACTCGGCGAAGTACTTCAAGACGTTCGCCCCCGGCGACCCGATCGACCCGGCCACGATCAACGACACCGCGGTGCCGGACTACAACTACGACGTCTTCTCCGGCGTGGAGTACGACATCGACATCAGCAAGCCGGTCGGCAGCCGGATCACCCGGCTGCAGATCGGCGGGGTGGACGTGGCCGCCGACGCGCAGTTCGTGGTCGCGGTGAACAACTACCGCCGGTCCGGCGGTGGCGCGTTCCCGGGCATCGTGAAGACCCAGGTCTACAACGAGCAGAAGGAGATCCGCCAGCTCCTGATCGAGTGGGCGCAGGCCAAGGGTGAGATCAACCCGGCCGACTTCTTCGTCCGGAACTGGCAGCTCGTCCGCGCGGGCGTGCCGGTCACGTTCTGA
- a CDS encoding MerR family transcriptional regulator, with amino-acid sequence MLSIGDFAGLGRVSVRMLRHYDAIGLLRPAHVDSHSGYRFYTAEQLLRLNRILALKDLGFSLQQVQVLIEEKLDPGELRGMLRLRRAELATQVERDSARLALVDARLRMIETEGHMNTGDIVLKQVPAVRVAELSATALGYDHPTSITENLSPLYPRLMELMEQAGIAMTGSPIAYYRPAPTGPEDETITVHAAFPIGDAEVGEAGFDVVTLPPIEAATAVHEGAMAEAFRTGGRIAAWIEDNGFRPVPPGYAREVYLHCPPGCFDEWLTEMQVPLDNTGTATGEN; translated from the coding sequence ATGTTGAGTATCGGAGACTTCGCCGGCCTGGGCCGGGTGTCGGTGCGCATGCTGCGCCACTACGACGCCATCGGCCTGCTCCGTCCCGCCCACGTCGACTCGCACAGCGGTTACCGCTTCTACACCGCGGAGCAGCTGCTGCGGCTCAACCGGATCCTCGCGCTGAAGGACCTCGGGTTCAGCCTGCAGCAGGTGCAGGTGCTGATCGAGGAGAAGCTGGATCCCGGTGAGCTGCGCGGGATGCTGCGGCTGCGGCGGGCCGAGCTGGCCACCCAGGTGGAGCGGGACAGCGCCCGCCTGGCCCTGGTCGACGCACGTCTCCGGATGATCGAGACGGAGGGCCACATGAACACCGGTGACATCGTCCTGAAGCAGGTCCCGGCGGTCCGGGTGGCGGAGCTGTCCGCCACCGCCCTGGGGTACGACCATCCCACGTCGATCACCGAGAACCTGTCCCCGCTCTACCCCCGCCTGATGGAGCTGATGGAGCAGGCCGGGATCGCGATGACCGGTTCACCGATCGCGTACTACCGGCCGGCGCCGACCGGCCCGGAGGACGAGACGATCACCGTGCACGCGGCCTTCCCGATCGGCGACGCCGAGGTGGGCGAGGCGGGCTTCGACGTGGTGACGCTCCCGCCGATCGAGGCGGCCACCGCGGTGCACGAGGGCGCGATGGCCGAGGCGTTCCGCACCGGCGGGCGGATCGCCGCCTGGATCGAGGACAACGGGTTCCGGCCGGTCCCGCCCGGCTACGCCCGCGAGGTGTACCTGCACTGCCCGCCCGGCTGCTTCGACGAGTGGCTGACCGAGATGCAGGTGCCGCTGGACAACACCGGAACTGCAACCGGGGAGAACTAA
- a CDS encoding serine/threonine-protein kinase, translating to MLSAGHLLDNRYRLDERIATGGMGDVWRGTDVVLGRVVAVKVLRTTLLDDPEFAARFYGEARMMAAFRHPGVVEVYDYAEEGDAGGRETVAYLVMAFVEGEPLSNRVKQGPLPVSETLSIVAQAAEALHAAHEAGIVHRDVKPGNLIVKPTGAVILVDFGVARSNSMTSMTGVNSIVGTALYMAPEQVAKGNLTPGTDVYALGAVAYHCIAGRPPFDGDNALQVALRHLEDEPDPLPEHVPPAVRELIARAMAKQPSDRFASAAEFAEAAYEAVGAPQDWKRLTGTSLIRPTSGAPATAPISPALPTQPVPRPRMSPAPPPMPAPDVVPVAPRAQRSLMIAVIALFVLAGGLGVAWALSDPKNPADASPGGGASATTSTVEQTDDPADVESEAPQQVENTPRRTTPTKRTRAPQASASASASPSAPSSAPTTTPTETEPTTKPTTKPTDDPTKDPTTQPTATSTTTAPGTGTGTGGGTGSGS from the coding sequence GTGCTCAGTGCGGGACATCTCCTGGACAACCGCTACCGGTTGGACGAACGGATCGCGACCGGTGGGATGGGCGACGTGTGGCGCGGCACCGACGTGGTGCTCGGCCGCGTCGTCGCGGTGAAGGTGCTGCGCACCACACTGCTCGACGACCCGGAGTTCGCCGCCCGGTTCTACGGCGAGGCCCGGATGATGGCCGCCTTCCGGCACCCGGGTGTGGTCGAGGTCTACGACTACGCCGAGGAGGGCGACGCCGGCGGCCGCGAGACGGTGGCCTACCTGGTGATGGCGTTCGTCGAGGGCGAGCCGCTGTCCAACCGGGTCAAGCAGGGCCCGCTCCCGGTCAGCGAGACGCTGTCGATCGTGGCGCAGGCCGCCGAGGCGCTGCACGCCGCGCACGAGGCCGGCATCGTGCACCGGGACGTGAAACCCGGCAACCTGATCGTGAAACCGACCGGCGCGGTGATCCTGGTGGACTTCGGCGTCGCCCGGTCCAACTCGATGACCAGCATGACCGGGGTCAACTCGATCGTCGGCACCGCGCTCTACATGGCCCCCGAGCAGGTCGCCAAGGGCAACCTGACGCCGGGCACCGACGTCTACGCGCTGGGCGCGGTGGCCTACCACTGCATCGCCGGCCGGCCGCCGTTCGACGGGGACAACGCGCTGCAGGTGGCGCTGCGTCACCTGGAGGACGAGCCGGATCCGCTGCCCGAGCACGTGCCGCCCGCGGTCCGCGAGCTGATCGCCCGGGCGATGGCCAAGCAGCCGTCCGACCGGTTCGCCAGCGCGGCCGAGTTCGCCGAGGCGGCCTACGAGGCGGTCGGCGCCCCGCAGGACTGGAAGAGGCTGACCGGCACCTCGCTGATCCGCCCGACCAGTGGCGCGCCGGCCACCGCGCCGATCAGCCCGGCGCTGCCCACCCAGCCGGTCCCCCGCCCGCGGATGTCGCCGGCCCCGCCCCCGATGCCCGCGCCCGACGTGGTCCCGGTGGCGCCGCGTGCCCAGCGCAGCCTGATGATCGCGGTGATCGCCCTCTTCGTGCTGGCCGGTGGCCTGGGCGTGGCGTGGGCGCTGAGCGATCCGAAAAACCCCGCTGACGCCAGCCCGGGCGGTGGCGCCTCGGCCACCACCAGCACGGTCGAGCAGACCGACGATCCGGCGGATGTCGAGAGCGAGGCGCCCCAGCAGGTGGAGAACACGCCGCGCCGGACCACGCCCACCAAGCGGACCAGGGCTCCGCAGGCCAGCGCCTCGGCGTCGGCCTCGCCGTCGGCGCCCAGCTCGGCGCCGACCACCACTCCGACGGAGACCGAGCCGACCACCAAGCCGACCACCAAGCCGACCGACGACCCGACCAAGGACCCGACGACTCAGCCGACCGCCACCTCGACCACCACGGCGCCGGGCACCGGGACCGGGACCGGCGGCGGGACCGGCAGCGGTTCTTGA
- a CDS encoding STAS domain-containing protein encodes MTLSITTSTLADGAVEVSPRGEIDVENAYEIREAVAAQLADRSPARIELNMQHVTFIDSVGISALVAAFQLAGVSGVKVVVTHPSRFAHKQLWVTGLLGLFGNPQPHQDDAALSGA; translated from the coding sequence GTGACGCTGTCGATAACGACGTCGACGCTCGCTGACGGCGCCGTCGAGGTCTCGCCGCGCGGCGAGATCGACGTCGAGAACGCGTACGAGATCCGCGAGGCCGTGGCGGCCCAGCTGGCCGACAGATCCCCGGCCCGCATCGAGCTCAACATGCAGCACGTGACCTTCATCGACTCGGTGGGCATCAGCGCGCTCGTGGCCGCCTTCCAGCTGGCCGGGGTGAGCGGGGTCAAGGTCGTGGTCACCCACCCCAGCCGGTTCGCCCACAAGCAGCTCTGGGTCACCGGGCTGCTCGGCCTCTTCGGCAACCCGCAGCCCCACCAGGACGACGCCGCCCTCTCCGGCGCCTGA